A segment of the Lolium perenne isolate Kyuss_39 chromosome 3, Kyuss_2.0, whole genome shotgun sequence genome:
TGTTGGAACAACCTCAGATGAGGTGTAGTTGCCAGGATGGAACCTttgatttttcatgttttcagaacTTCTGGAAAAGTCACTGAAAGGCTCCAACTGAAAAAAAAAACATGATTGCTCAAATAAGAAGGAAAATACAAATCTCAGCAGCCGATAGCAGCCAAAGCAGCCTTCATACCTTCCAATTGTACAACCTTTGAAGAGATTGTTCCAACAGAAACCATGTAGAGCAGCATTCACGGAGCTTCTCTATTCCAACCAGTGATGCCAAGAAAGGATATAGCAAAAATCTACAATACTTAACTTCGGTGAGTGAATATAATGAAGCGTGTAACTTAACTTATATGAAACATTGAAATCACGGAAAAAGATACATGTTTCTacttacatgagatcaattctagaTTCCATTTTAATAGGTTCACTTTTGTTTCCATCAGAGATCTTGAACCCTTTTGTAGAAAGACTAACAGCAGACGAGTCATGAGAAAAAGCCAATTCAGCAAAAAGCTCTCTTAGATGCGGAAAAACATATATGACAGTATTATCTGGTCCAATTCGTAGACAAAGGTCAAGAAATGCAGTAGCTGCCACCTAATTAATGGAAAGGAAATTAATTAGCTCGATCAAATGAATCGGAAGTGTGTTACTGGGAGAAAGAACTAGTACAAAAATAATCATGTCATACCTGAATCACACGAAGATCCAAATGACTCAGCATAAGAACCTTTATATGAAGACAGACTTGGTCCTGTACATGTGGTCAAGGTAGGAGTGAGTCACATTTAAGGGTGACAACTGACAAGTATACAGTTCCATTTGACATATATGCCAAATTTAAATGTAAGAATTTCATGGCCAGGTCATTCTCTATCCAAATTAATAATATATTTCAATAAAATGAAAGATGATTTACGTATCAAGCTGACAAAAAGATGCATTTGCACACCTGAATTCAGTGGCAGAGCTGCATGTATTATATGATGTCAATCACTCAATTGACATCacaaaaaattggttagcaccctgATACGCCCTTAACACACTACTTTTGACCCTATAAGTACTAGATAATGACCTCATTGGCTGTATTGGTGGCTCATTTTGGGCTCTTGACATCACCAGCTGGCAATCCTAGCTCCGCCACTGCCTGGACTCAAATTTATCGATGGTGGGACATCTTGTGCAAACTGTTAAAATCTGGTAATTTGTTGATTTCTTAATGTATTTTTTTTACATCATACTGAGTTGTATCTTCCATTTTTTACATCAAACCCAAAAAGTAAAGCGGGATTCGCATACCAATTCAAATTTATCAATAGCGGGACATCTTGTGCAAAACTGTTAATCTTTTGTATTTCTTACTGTATTTTTGTTTGCATCATACTGAGTTTTATACTTCCAGTTGTTACATCAAACCCAAGAAATTAGAAAATATATCGGGTTGGTAACAGTTGTAACTAAGACATGATTGTTGATTTATTGCTATCTAGTCACCAAAATAGTGCATAAAGTAGAGTGATAACTGAATTCAATCTGTGCTCACTATTAAAAACAAAAGATTCCAATGTAGCATAGCTCCAGAACTCAGCATATATCCATCTTCACCAACAAGTATATGTATTCACCAAAATTAAAATTTTCCACCAAAATACCTCAAGAAGCTCCCTGAGAACTGCCTTAACTGGAAGAACTGATACAAGGCCTTCCAAAGCAGATAAGCCATCAATCAGAGCAAAAGAGTTCCAACTATGCTGTGGTTCTGGCTTAATCACCTTGGAGGAGTCAACGCATAAAAGTATAACATTCCTAAGCAAAGGGAGAATTTGCTTGACAATAAAACTTTCTCCGAGAAGTCCACCTATTATGAATAAGGTCAAGCACTGACCAAAGACCAAACAAATTCACCACAAAGAGACAGTGTTAACTGTTGATACCTATCCTGACCAAAGTTTCAATTCCATCCGCACATAAGCCTTTGCCGAAACAGTGGATTAGTGGTAAAACTGTCTGCATAAAGTGAACAAATTAATCAGTACGGATAGTCTCAGTGCAGTACAACAAAACAATATGTTCACTTAAGACTTGCCTGGTGAACAGTTATTGGTATTCCTAGTTCCTCACTTGAACCGATTAAAACAATGGACGCGGCAGATGCAGTTATCTTGTTCGGTGAATTGTATAAGTTTGCTATGACCAAGGGATGCACCTTCTCAATATAAGTCTGTTTTCCCAATTTTTTCCATAGCTCTCGAACAAAAGAATCTTGAAGGAGAGAAACCTTCAGATGTGAGTACTCCGGTGCCTGTAGCAACAACATGCAGAAATGACTCATCAGAAGGAAGGCCCCAAAGACTAGAACCTTGAAAGGAAAGGAAACTACAAGATAGTGTTTTCCCACTGATGTCTTAACCGGCCTGTAAGATCTTCTGAATGATGGGTAGAATAAGTTCCTTTGTTGCTTGGATACTCAAGCACTTCAAAAACTCTTTAAGCAGAGATAAGCCAGACTCGGTGTCAACATCCGACAGAGATGATGAAACAAAAGGTAGGCAGTAAGGTGCACACACTTCAGCAGCAAACTTTCCCATGGTTTTAAGGGCTCCTTCACTTGCAAGCTTAGCAACATACTTCAGGCGATCTCCAGATGTACATAGAAGTTGAAGCGGAGCAAGAAACATGTAAGCCGATCGAACTGATGGAGGAAAATATGGTGACTCAAGAAGTTGCTTTGACGATGGCCTCCTGCAAGAGatcacaaaataaaacaaaatcagTTTCTATCACCACTGTGATGTGGTCTTTGCAAATATAAACAGCAGATATAATTATGTAAGTTACCTTTTCCATTCCCTCTGGATGCATGACTCAACAAGCATAGCGACATGAACAGGCAATTCATGGAGTGCTCCTGGCAGAATGCCAGTTTCTTTATATGCAGCTAGCAACAAAGCATCAAAAAGTGGTCTTCGCAGATAGATTTCTGCTAACATGCACCCTATAGAAAATATATCATTTGCATGATGCTCAGTAACTGAATAAGACATTTGCTTCCAGCGCAACAGCTCTTGATAGCCCATAGGAGAACTATCATCAGACTCAAAGCATTCAAGATAGGAGCCAAAATCAAAATCAGGCACCACTGATAATACACTATCAGGTTGCAATATCTCCTGATCTGAAAATTCGCTGCTGGGACATTTGACTGATGAGCAATAACTAGCAGAAGTGTCAGCATAACTGTATATTGGATTCAAATGATGTTCAACCTCCATAAATAGTGTTGCTTGTTCAAACTCTTCCAAAAAGTTTACTTGTGAAAGCATATTTCGAGGATTACAGTCATTTAACATTACATCAGTAGTTGAATCACTTCCTTTTCCTTGGCATCTTGCACAAGATTGCACTTTATTGTGGTAGGCTGAGTGGGGTGTGCTAATAGAACGCTTAGGATGTGGTTTCGTAAAAAGCTGCCGTCGCCCAATCGATTTAGGCCTTGATGGATCATTAGGAGGCAACATGACATTCTTGGCTTCAATAGATGCCTCCCCAGCAAGTTTATAGCCAAAGGTTATATCaatccaatgatgcaattgttgTGAGACTCGATCACTCTCTAAGGCATCCCTGTGAAGGCAAATGAATTCCTCTGAAGATGTCACCCAGGAAGGCAGAGCCAAATCACTCATTTCAGAATGAAGCGAGATAAAAATGCAAGGATCGCTATAGAAGTCTGGGATACATTCATCAGGAGTCCATTGATAAAGCCGTTGCATACTAGATGGGTATTCATTTGGCTCATAGACAGAACGGACAGCTGACCTCAAGATGGTCTTCGATAGCCTTCTTGCTTTGTAACTGCAAACTGCTAGCTCTGAGAGACACTCATCAGAAACATGATGTGGAACATCAGATGACGAATACGTAAAATCCAATTGTTCATCACCTTTTGCCAGCCGCCATTTACTTTTGGTGAGGTCTCTCCAACCAATATCAGAATTTTCGTCAGGCCTCACTGTGAAATCTATTACCCAGGGCATCACAGGATGAAAAGCTGGATCACCCCATCTTCTACCAGCTAACTTGTTCAAGACAAGAAGGTACTCATAGTTGCTCAACTCACCCGCCCACCATCGCTTAAAATGAGACGGCCAATCTAAGGATGATGGCAAATTGAAACTAGCATAAATGGATCTCGATGAACAATCCTCCGCAACACAGCATGAATTAGGTGTTGAACCTTCAGGtcccccaaaaccccagttctgttTAACATGCCAGATATCACTTATGCTCAGGTAAGGCCATAGAGAATCTGACATCAAGATGGTTGATGGTTTCAGATTGCCATGATGAACTCCAAAATCATGAAGATATGCCATCGCAGATATTATCTGGTAGATGAAAAATCTGATGTGCCAATCTGAGCACAATGCCTCTGGACTGTAGTGCATGATGTTTTCCAAAGTGTATGGAGCCTTTTCTTGCAACATGTACCAGCACTCAGATGATTCTATAACACCTAACACAGGTAAGATGTTCGGGTGCCTCACAAGTCCAGAAGGTTGTATATCATCGTATGCTGAAAATCCAACAAAACTGAGGAAATCTAAACCAGATGATCCACTAATTTTGTTTCCACACAACATATTTAGTGAACTGATTACATTCTGTTCAATCGATAGATTAATATAACTTGCAATAAGCTCTGTAATTTCTGAAGCGGAGACTCTGCCCAGATAGTAAATAGGAGTTAACTTGGTAATTGTGTTTATGATAACTTGCTGGTTGTCATAGCTTGAAGAACTTTGAAGATCTTCGGTATATACAATACCAGGAGAAGAATCTGCTTGCGCAGCACATTGGTTATCATCACTGCCAGGAAGAATAATGTGGATAATATTATATGTTGAATAGAAGACTTTGGAGATAAAGATAATATACTTGATAAGAAATTTTACCATTTTTTAATATCCACAAATGTCTTACCACCATTTAGTACCACCAATACAAAATAACCACTGGTCTTCTGGCTGCAAGATATACATATTCACTTTTTaataaaaaaaaataagaaaGAGGAAACTGAACTCCGTTACCACAGAAAATTAGGAATTAGTGAGCCTTGAATCCACTATCTCTGGAGCCATTTCGTCTAAAAATACACTACCCATGACAAAAACGAATTGCACAAAGCGACAGAGGTGCTAATGGTTAATTTTCTTTAGCTATTGTTTTGTTTACGAGTGTTTACTTGGTAAATTTTTTTCCGAActacagtagccttgctactgcatATTTTTATAGATTTTCAAAGTTTTTTGGTGCATTTGTACAAGAAAATTGTAGAGAAATTAAAAGCTAGGCCTATAAATTACAGAAAACTACCGATTGAAGAACAAAAATTATTGTAAGCTTTCCTTGTTGCTCTGTATTTAATCCAATTCAGCTCCTCTTTTGCTCCTGTATGAGCTGTGTGTGATATCCTGGAACACACAAGCATTCCTTGTCTTCCATATAGCCCAGGCTCCTAAGATCACAATTTTCATATAGCCCGGGCTCCTGTGTAACTAATATATACATGATCGAAAGACGATATTGTACATATGATAGTGTTCGCTAGTTTAGCAGCAGCTTTCCATTGAACATAAAAAAAAAAAGCAGCAGCTTTCCACTGAAGATAAATTCTCATGATTCTTGTTTCTAGAAGTAAATGCTTGCTAACACTGTTCAAAACTTGGTTCTGTAGTACGAAAATCCAAACTAAAACTATTCCATGGATGTGGCATAGACTCTCAACATCTCCTACGAAATCCCAATCTTAAAAAAAATGTCCGCAGCAACTTCGAATAGTTCAAATGTAAAACCACGACAGTTCAATGCTTCAATTGACTAGTTAGTTCGTACTTGTATTTGTGTGGTTAAAGTTAATAAGACCTCCTACAATCTGAGCTTGTGACATGATTAGTATCCAAATCAAATGAACAAATATGAAAGTAAACCAAGAATCCCTAGTCTTACCTCCCAACACATTGCTGGGGTCCATCGGATGCTACCTGCAGTGGAGAGAAAACAAGAATTATGCCTAACTACAACaaactaaaaataaacatgaTTCTCAGAACTAAACTTAAAAATACACAGAAAGATGTTATTCAATGCAAATAGCAAGTCCAAGGTACAGTAGCTAGAATCTGTCATGGAAAGATGACGTAGCTCGAACTGGATGCGAACTTCAGGGAccgtctatctatgatctatccaGGAGAATAACGAGAAATGAGGACATGGAGCGGGGGGACTGACCTGGACGACAGCGGAGGAGGCGAAGGGGAGAGGGGAGTCGGAGAGACCGTGGACGAAGGAGAGTCCGGAACCGGCGAGGTCGGATCGGACGCGCCGCTCCAAGCAGTCCAGgcacatggccgccgcctccggcGAGCGAGCCATCGCCGGTGGCGATGCCGTCTTGGATCGAGGGAGCAATGGGTAATCCCCTCGCTGTGCTTAGGTCGGACAGGAGCGACCTGGGGTGGCAGTGGCACGGTGTGCTCCTTCTGATGGAGGGCTACGCGCAGGGTAGCCGGCCGGCCGGCGGCTGGACACCGGCTTCTGCGTGAGCAGGGAAAGAGGCAGATGTCCCCGGCCGGAACCCGCGTTCCTCCGTGCGAGTCAAACCGTCAACTCCTTCACAACTGTATGTACTCCGTACTTCAGAGATATCGGGGTAAGAAAAAGGGTTTTGCAAGTTCTTGGGTCGATTGAGAATAATCTTGTTGATTTTCGTTTCAAATCATTGGATTGCATCTTCATTGGTGCAGGATATAAGTTGCAACATAAATTGTGATCAGAATTTTCCAGTTGCACATAGGGCAAGGTTGTAACTTGTGCATGTTGCAACTAAGACCTAAGCTACAACTGAAATTTTGTATCGGGCTAGGAATTGAGGCTGTTTGGATTGCAGCCATGGCTCGCCCAACCAATTTTGTGGTCGTTGGCTCCTACCATGGGCTCGGTTTGGATCAGCGCAACGTTCGGAACCACGTCAAATTGTTGGCACCCGTTCAGTTTCTACGCCTTCGCGTTGACGAGATGCTGACGACGGCAAAATCGTTTGCCAATTTTAACGAAGctctaaacaacccctaaaataaTTCTTAGTCAATTAAAAATTAGCCACACCCTTAAAAATCTCACCATGGTCATGGTTGGGTTTAGAAAACCATAGACATACTTCAGAAAATATCATCATCTTGTGTAACGAAGCAGCAAGAAGTACTGCCAAGCCATGCTAACAAAGTTTCTCACTAGTGTAGCCCGCTATTGGGGGACAGGGCTCTACAAAGGTAGCAAATGTTAGGTGGGTTCTAAATTTTTGTGGTTTTTTTTTCTTATGGAACCACTTGTCAAATCTCTCTATCTCTCAAGTCCACCTCGACACCAAGTCGAAATACAAGCGAAATATTGTTGAAATTTAAATTATGTTGATTAATTATACTATAATTGCACATGTGGGAGGTAAGCTCACCATTTATATGAAAGAGGTGAGCAAAACCAAATTTGGCCCCATTTTAATAGAATGGAACCAGAACATTCCACTTCATCCCCGAACCAAATACACCCTTAAAAACTCATTAGGATACTTAAAAAACATCGGTTATACATAACAAAGTAGCAAGAAGCGTTGATTGATCTGCCAAGTCAAGCGAACCAAGTTTCTGAGTAGTGGGGCCACTATCGGTTGACGGGTGGCAAACATTAGGTGAGTTCTCAATTTTGGAGGGTTTTTTTTCGCATGGGACCACTTGTTAGCTCTCTCTACCCTGACTGTGGGCCCCCTGAAAGATGTAATTTTCCTCCATTGAGAACCACGTATAGTAAAAACTTAGCATAGTGTTGGATGAGCACACACATGTTGACTTCATATAAATTTTTACATCCATACAGACCCTACCTTCTGCTATGTGAATATCTAAAAAAAGTATAACTAAAATTCATTTCAAGTTTAATCATCACAAGGTGATGTCCCACTAAGTTTCTCGATCAGCAAAATTCGCTGACATGAATTAGGTTTAATGGTCACAAGGTTCTATTTTCTTTTGTCTCCTATACATATTAAACTGACTACAACTACATAGCAGTTATAGCAAAGTCCGATTATATGTATACATTGACAGATGGATTAAATTTGAGTCGAAAATAAGTGTGACCTCAATGCAATATTCCTCCACTTGATTAAGAAAACCAGTCATCCATCGTAACTAAAATCATTGTTGTCAACTGAAAATAAATATGGCAACAAGAAATTGCATCTGCGTAGAATAGAACAGATAGAACAGTGTGGAGTAATAGTACTTCATAGTTTTATAAGTTGACAAAATAGTTAGATGCAACTTATTGGTGTTGCTGGTTGCTGCAACTTATTGGTGTTGCTGGTTGCTGCTGCTACTTACTGGTGTTGCTGGTTGCTGCAACTGTAGACCTGTTCGTCTGGCGACGGCTCATCCGGTATTCCATCCAAGAGCTCGGCGAATGTGCATGTAAACATGTCGTCCGCTTCCGTAAGCATCGGCAGGTCCGTCAGCATAAAGTCTTCGCCGGGTATGGGGAACCAGGGACTCGCGGCCTCCGgttcctgctgctgctgctgctgctgctttgtCTCGTACCACTCCGTGAACTCGTCAGCCAGGTAACCTTCAGCCTCTGTCGCCGCTGGCAGTGGCGAGGGCGGGAGCGTCTTCAGCGGCTGCTCATCAGTTTCTGGATAGCCCAAGTGCTCGGCAGCCTGCTGCTGTGACGTCGGCAGGTCGTGCGCAACTACTGTCATGTTGCCCCAATCTACAAGCTCAGAGTGGTTGACAGCCTTCTGCTCCGGCGGCAACGTTGGAGCCGGCGACGGCAGCTCCTCCACCTTCCGACGCTTACGTGTGCCTGCattcttcttccgcttctccttttTCATCTTGGGTTGTGAGGTAGCGACGCCCTTGCCTTCATTCTTCTCGGACCACTTTTTCATCTTGTAGAGGCGGTACAGTGCCAAGTCTGCGACCTGCAAAACAAAAGGCGGCTGTATCACTACAATCTTGAACAGGAAAAAGATACTAGCGCATTGATTCGTTGTATGTAAGTATACTCTAACGCAACTGACACTTATGACTAGAAATACACAAGTGCCCCTCGTAGTCTAGTAAACAAATGTTAAGATCCTAAAATTGGAATGTCATAAAAATATACCTAAATTTATACAAGTGTGTGTTGTCAATCAGATATTAAAAAGATAGTATGGCTACCCATCTTGTGATTATACTTCACATTCACTTCATCGAGCGTTACTACTCCCTCGGATTCATAATAAGTGTTAAAgttcaaatttaaactaaaaccacGACATTTATTACAGATTGGAGGCTTTTAACTTTTAAACAATGTGCATAATTCAACCGAGATTTTCAGACGATTGTAGTTGTGCGCGCGATTAGAATGTGTTGCAAATCAAACATAAAAAAAATACTAAATGAATTACCGCCAAGAATAATTGAGGTTGTTCTAGAAATTGGCACAATCTTCTATCAGCCGTATCACCATTACATTTCACACCATTAGTGCAGGAACATCTTTATGAAGAATCTAATGATATCAATACTTCTTATACATACACATTATTGGCAAACAGGTAGCATGTAAAGATTAAACAACATTGAGTACTATGAATGCATTTGTTTATGAAGAACCTAATGATATCAATACTATATATTGTCTTCT
Coding sequences within it:
- the LOC127326932 gene encoding protein GFS12 isoform X1, giving the protein MARSPEAAAMCLDCLERRVRSDLAGSGLSFVHGLSDSPLPFASSAVVQVASDGPQQCVGSQKTSGYFVLVVLNGGKTFVDIKKCDDNQCAAQADSSPGIVYTEDLQSSSSYDNQQVIINTITKLTPIYYLGRVSASEITELIASYINLSIEQNVISSLNMLCGNKISGSSGLDFLSFVGFSAYDDIQPSGLVRHPNILPVLGVIESSECWYMLQEKAPYTLENIMHYSPEALCSDWHIRFFIYQIISAMAYLHDFGVHHGNLKPSTILMSDSLWPYLSISDIWHVKQNWGFGGPEGSTPNSCCVAEDCSSRSIYASFNLPSSLDWPSHFKRWWAGELSNYEYLLVLNKLAGRRWGDPAFHPVMPWVIDFTVRPDENSDIGWRDLTKSKWRLAKGDEQLDFTYSSSDVPHHVSDECLSELAVCSYKARRLSKTILRSAVRSVYEPNEYPSSMQRLYQWTPDECIPDFYSDPCIFISLHSEMSDLALPSWVTSSEEFICLHRDALESDRVSQQLHHWIDITFGYKLAGEASIEAKNVMLPPNDPSRPKSIGRRQLFTKPHPKRSISTPHSAYHNKVQSCARCQGKGSDSTTDVMLNDCNPRNMLSQVNFLEEFEQATLFMEVEHHLNPIYSYADTSASYCSSVKCPSSEFSDQEILQPDSVLSVVPDFDFGSYLECFESDDSSPMGYQELLRWKQMSYSVTEHHANDIFSIGCMLAEIYLRRPLFDALLLAAYKETGILPGALHELPVHVAMLVESCIQREWKRRPSSKQLLESPYFPPSVRSAYMFLAPLQLLCTSGDRLKYVAKLASEGALKTMGKFAAEVCAPYCLPFVSSSLSDVDTESGLSLLKEFLKCLSIQATKELILPIIQKILQAPEYSHLKVSLLQDSFVRELWKKLGKQTYIEKVHPLVIANLYNSPNKITASAASIVLIGSSEELGIPITVHQTVLPLIHCFGKGLCADGIETLVRIGGLLGESFIVKQILPLLRNVILLCVDSSKVIKPEPQHSWNSFALIDGLSALEGLVSVLPVKAVLRELLEDQVCLHIKVLMLSHLDLRVIQVAATAFLDLCLRIGPDNTVIYVFPHLRELFAELAFSHDSSAVSLSTKGFKISDGNKSEPIKMESRIDLIFLLYPFLASLVGIEKLRECCSTWFLLEQSLQRLYNWKLEPFSDFSRSSENMKNQRFHPGNYTSSEVVPTKLLFNGAGWSVSQSEIAKTGWNGAASTHGSRLEHGTSSENLSASTSGNQPWFWFPSPDSSWGAPDFLGRSSCLKDELPWKIKASVLYSARAHPGALRSLAAHDDECTVFTGGVGPGFKGSIQRWELPNMNCTSGYYGHEEVVNSICILSITGKVASCDGTIHIWNGQTGKLRAAHTESSTSFPLQTGSTQQANMLNQDTLSGGILSTAFRGSLYTTMHYMASEDKLVAGMGNGSIRFIDISRDQKLHLWKSDSAEISFSSLVSAICSCGSDKQRNGSVVTSSSWIAAGLSSGYCRLLDERSGKIIAAWRAHDGHITKLASPEDHLIVSSSHDKTLRIWDLRRNLSTQSNIFRSHSDGIFNFSVCGQDLISVSRNKIALTSLLRPSSEIGHQQLALQNLYSADRGVKYKNISVLSTISVLPLSRLFVVGTEDGFIKICH
- the LOC127326932 gene encoding protein GFS12 isoform X2: MARSPEAAAMCLDCLERRVRSDLAGSGLSFVHGLSDSPLPFASSAVVQVASDGPQQCVGSQKTSGYFVLVVLNGGKTFVDIKKCDDNQCAAQADSSPGIVYTEDLQSSSSYDNQQVIINTITKLTPIYYLGRVSASEITELIASYINLSIEQNVISSLNMLCGNKISGSSGLDFLSFVGFSAYDDIQPSGLVRHPNILPVLGVIESSECWYMLQEKAPYTLENIMHYSPEALCSDWHIRFFIYQIISAMAYLHDFGVHHGNLKPSTILMSDSLWPYLSISDIWHVKQNWGFGGPEGSTPNSCCVAEDCSSRSIYASFNLPSSLDWPSHFKRWWAGELSNYEYLLVLNKLAGRRWGDPAFHPVMPWVIDFTVRPDENSDIGWRDLTKSKWRLAKGDEQLDFTYSSSDVPHHVSDECLSELAVCSYKARRLSKTILRSAVRSVYEPNEYPSSMQRLYQWTPDECIPDFYSDPCIFISLHSEMSDLALPSWVTSSEEFICLHRDALESDRVSQQLHHWIDITFGYKLAGEASIEAKNVMLPPNDPSRPKSIGRRQLFTKPHPKRSISTPHSAYHNKVQSCARCQGKGSDSTTDVMLNDCNPRNMLSQVNFLEEFEQATLFMEVEHHLNPIYSYADTSASYCSSVKCPSSEFSDQEILQPDSVLSVVPDFDFGSYLECFESDDSSPMGYQELLRWKQMSYSVTEHHANDIFSIGCMLAEIYLRRPLFDALLLAAYKETGILPGALHELPVHVAMLVESCIQREWKRRPSSKQLLESPYFPPSVRSAYMFLAPLQLLCTSGDRLKYVAKLASEGALKTMGKFAAEVCAPYCLPFVSSSLSDVDTESGLSLLKEFLKCLSIQATKELILPIIQKILQAPEYSHLKVSLLQDSFVRELWKKLGKQTYIEKVHPLVIANLYNSPNKITASAASIVLIGSSEELGIPITVHQAILPLIHCFGKGLCADGIETLVRIGGLLGESFIVKQILPLLRNVILLCVDSSKVIKPEPQHSWNSFALIDGLSALEGLVSVLPVKAVLRELLEDQVCLHIKVLMLSHLDLRVIQVAATAFLDLCLRIGPDNTVIYVFPHLRELFAELAFSHDSSAVSLSTKGFKISDGNKSEPIKMESRIDLIFLLYPFLASLVGIEKLRECCSTWFLLEQSLQRLYNWKLEPFSDFSRSSENMKNQRFHPGNYTSSEVVPTKLLFNGAGWSVSQSEIAKTGWNGAASTHGSRLEHGTSSENLSASTSGNQPWFWFPSPDSSWGAPDFLGRSSCLKDELPWKIKASVLYSARAHPGALRSLAAHDDECTVFTGGVGPGFKGSIQRWELPNMNCTSGYYGHEEVVNSICILSITGKVASCDGTIHIWNGQTGKLRAAHTESSTSFPLQTGSTQQANMLNQDTLSGGILSTAFRGSLYTTMHYMASEDKLVAGMGNGSIRFIDISRDQKLHLWKSDSAEISFSSLVSAICSCGSDKQRNGSVVTSSSWIAAGLSSGYCRLLDERSGKIIAAWRAHDGHITKLASPEDHLIVSSSHDKTLRIWDLRRNLSTQSNIFRSHSDGIFNFSVCGQDLISVSRNKIALTSLLRPSSEIGHQQLALQNLYSADRGVKYKNISVLSTISVLPLSRLFVVGTEDGFIKICH